One stretch of Chloroflexota bacterium DNA includes these proteins:
- a CDS encoding SDR family NAD(P)-dependent oxidoreductase, whose translation MSKKLEGKNAVVTGAGRGIGRAVALELAAQGAKVVVCDLGGTKGGEGADKGPAAEVVAEIKKAGGVAIPGTESVTDFAAAERMIKSCVDNFGRIDILVNCAGILRDRMVFNMTEEEWDAVLTVHLKGTFNMIRHASRLMREQKWGRIVSTTSDAWRGSPGQPNYSAAKGGIVSLTYTTAQELGKYNVTVNAIAPIAATRMTLDDEVKARFKAGLEAGMISPDYYDELINMPGPEYVAPVVAYLCTEEASIVNGKVIGCGGGRVAVYSAPVEYKGLYRDYKKEGAWTVEELIKMVPKTIMAQ comes from the coding sequence ATGAGCAAGAAACTGGAAGGCAAGAATGCTGTGGTCACTGGTGCTGGGAGGGGTATCGGTAGAGCGGTGGCTCTAGAGTTGGCCGCTCAGGGGGCGAAGGTAGTGGTGTGCGACCTGGGCGGGACCAAGGGGGGGGAGGGGGCTGATAAGGGTCCCGCGGCGGAGGTAGTAGCCGAGATCAAGAAGGCTGGGGGCGTGGCTATCCCTGGCACGGAATCGGTAACCGACTTCGCTGCCGCCGAGCGCATGATAAAGAGTTGCGTGGATAATTTCGGCCGGATAGACATCCTGGTCAATTGCGCTGGCATCCTTCGTGACCGCATGGTCTTCAACATGACAGAAGAAGAATGGGATGCGGTGCTCACCGTCCACCTCAAGGGGACGTTCAACATGATCCGCCACGCCTCTAGATTGATGAGGGAACAGAAGTGGGGCCGAATAGTAAGTACCACCTCTGATGCCTGGCGAGGCAGCCCAGGGCAGCCCAACTACAGCGCTGCCAAAGGGGGGATTGTCAGTTTGACCTACACCACTGCACAAGAACTTGGGAAGTACAATGTAACTGTCAACGCCATCGCCCCTATTGCAGCGACCAGGATGACGCTGGACGACGAAGTGAAGGCCAGATTCAAGGCGGGACTTGAGGCAGGCATGATTAGCCCGGACTACTACGACGAACTGATCAATATGCCTGGACCGGAGTATGTAGCCCCGGTGGTGGCATATCTTTGCACAGAAGAAGCCAGCATTGTAAACGGCAAGGTAATCGGCTGTGGTGGTGGGCGGGTGGCCGTGTACTCGGCTCCAGTGGAGTACAAGGGCCTCTACAGAGACTACAAGAAGGAAGGGGCTTGGACTGTAGAGGAACTGATCAAAATGGTGCCCAAGACCATAATGGCTCAGTGA
- a CDS encoding phosphotransferase family protein: MLPREANLSEIQSKLIPWLRKKMPQAENLSMSSMKRSESGNSTETFVFDLTWDEAGRNRSEGMVLRRPPQSPLFPDYDLRRQVGVMQRLQETNIPVPRVYWLERDESILGTPFYIMGKIEGNAPADYPSYHSVGVYYDATPQQRAKMWWGCVEAISKVHKLDWRSLGFSFLGVPKEGIGFLDGFLDYYKRYLNWVKEDPQEPQPILEAALEWLKENQYAPERITLCWGDSRMSNILYGPDFEVRAVLDWEISYLADPESDLGWLFFLEWANTESTGIPPLEGTPGREETIQRYEELTGWKVRNLFYNEVLACVRLGVTMFRIYKILRRGGIPLPEGYELNNYVTQRLASLLGLPPP; encoded by the coding sequence ATGCTTCCACGGGAGGCAAACCTATCGGAAATACAATCAAAGCTCATACCCTGGTTGCGAAAGAAGATGCCCCAGGCCGAGAACCTATCTATGTCAAGCATGAAACGATCGGAATCCGGGAATTCCACCGAGACTTTTGTCTTTGACCTGACCTGGGATGAAGCTGGACGAAATCGGTCAGAAGGGATGGTTCTTCGCCGCCCCCCGCAGTCCCCCCTTTTCCCCGACTACGATCTGAGGAGACAGGTTGGCGTCATGCAGCGTCTACAGGAAACGAACATCCCCGTGCCCAGAGTCTACTGGCTGGAGAGGGACGAGAGCATACTCGGCACCCCTTTCTACATCATGGGCAAGATAGAGGGGAACGCCCCGGCCGATTACCCGTCTTACCACTCCGTTGGGGTTTACTATGATGCCACTCCCCAGCAGCGGGCAAAGATGTGGTGGGGATGTGTAGAAGCCATATCCAAAGTCCACAAGCTTGATTGGAGAAGCCTGGGCTTTTCCTTCCTGGGCGTTCCTAAGGAAGGTATCGGCTTCCTGGATGGGTTCCTGGACTACTACAAGCGGTACCTCAATTGGGTCAAGGAAGATCCACAAGAACCTCAACCTATCCTGGAGGCAGCACTAGAGTGGCTTAAGGAAAACCAGTACGCCCCCGAGCGTATAACTCTATGCTGGGGCGATAGCCGAATGTCTAACATCCTTTACGGCCCCGATTTCGAGGTGCGGGCGGTGCTGGACTGGGAGATATCCTACCTTGCAGACCCCGAATCCGATCTGGGTTGGCTTTTCTTCCTGGAGTGGGCCAACACTGAGTCCACCGGTATCCCCCCTCTAGAAGGCACCCCTGGAAGAGAAGAGACCATACAGCGCTACGAAGAGCTGACAGGCTGGAAGGTGAGAAACCTCTTCTATAATGAGGTCCTGGCTTGCGTTAGGCTCGGGGTGACCATGTTTAGGATATACAAGATCCTGAGGAGAGGCGGCATCCCGCTACCGGAGGGCTACGAGTTGAATAATTACGTTACTCAGAGACTGGCCAGCCTGCTGGGTTTGCCTCCTCCATGA
- a CDS encoding ABC transporter substrate-binding protein gives MSFGLSPAGATFLGLRGQRWEGVTITIGQITDFTGPSAAACIPMHQAIQDLVKYYNDEELIPGAKLRLVSYDTRTDPSRYTLAYDWCKERGATIMLAMVTGSAQTIRPFAERDEIPVATPSYDEPAVEPPGWVFAFCAAFKPQVKTLLKWLNENHWDYKQGSPKLGHYDWEMPIALDTKDGIREYCQDHPDQFDYVGSFIAPMGSMSAAGEAGKLKDCDYVWGTMFGGAVIMKSFSDRGYHTQFIADSGSFGFYKFMVNRVGWETLDGYITTMTAPWFDEDNAAVAFIKEVISRYRPGKTPEDMDGAYHGSFLLMYSMFEVLRQAVEKVGAEDFDGQAFCDAAVKYSLQMEGFPQCYFTDTVRYLVHQCAIYRWSAEAQGLVKLTDWLPFGE, from the coding sequence CTGTCTTTTGGTCTTAGTCCTGCTGGTGCCACTTTCCTTGGGTTGCGGGGGCAAAGATGGGAGGGGGTAACTATCACTATAGGCCAGATCACGGATTTTACAGGCCCAAGCGCGGCTGCGTGTATCCCCATGCACCAGGCCATTCAGGATTTGGTCAAGTACTACAATGACGAGGAACTGATACCAGGGGCCAAACTGCGGCTAGTCAGCTATGACACTCGTACCGATCCTTCCAGGTACACGCTTGCCTATGACTGGTGCAAGGAGCGTGGGGCGACCATCATGCTCGCGATGGTCACGGGGTCCGCGCAGACGATAAGACCCTTTGCGGAGAGAGACGAGATTCCAGTAGCTACCCCCTCATACGACGAGCCCGCAGTAGAGCCTCCGGGATGGGTATTCGCCTTCTGCGCCGCTTTCAAGCCTCAGGTGAAAACCCTCCTGAAATGGCTCAACGAAAACCACTGGGACTATAAGCAGGGAAGCCCTAAGCTTGGGCATTACGATTGGGAGATGCCCATAGCACTGGATACGAAGGACGGAATAAGGGAGTATTGCCAGGATCATCCGGATCAGTTTGACTATGTTGGCAGTTTCATAGCCCCTATGGGCTCAATGAGCGCTGCTGGTGAGGCGGGGAAGCTGAAAGACTGCGACTATGTCTGGGGGACCATGTTCGGGGGGGCCGTTATTATGAAATCCTTCTCCGACAGGGGGTATCACACCCAGTTTATCGCCGACTCCGGTAGCTTCGGCTTCTACAAGTTCATGGTGAACCGCGTTGGCTGGGAGACTCTTGATGGATACATCACCACCATGACAGCCCCCTGGTTTGACGAAGATAATGCAGCAGTGGCCTTCATCAAAGAAGTCATTAGCAGGTACCGCCCTGGGAAAACTCCTGAAGATATGGACGGGGCTTACCATGGCTCGTTCTTACTGATGTATTCTATGTTTGAGGTCCTGCGGCAGGCAGTGGAAAAGGTTGGAGCCGAGGATTTTGATGGCCAGGCCTTCTGCGACGCCGCAGTGAAGTATAGCCTACAAATGGAGGGTTTCCCGCAGTGCTATTTCACTGACACTGTGCGGTATCTGGTACATCAGTGCGCCATATATAGATGGAGCGCCGAGGCTCAGGGACTGGTTAAGCTCACCGATTGGCTGCCTTTTGGCGAGTGA